The genome window GTATTCCCCGGCAGCGGCCATGCATCACACATGGGGTAGCGAAACGGTAAACGTACTGCCAACATGGAGCTGGCTGTCAACCGTGAACGTACCCTGGTGCAGTTCGATGATTCGGTAGCATATGGATAGGCCAATGCCGAAACCGTCGTACACCATCGCGTTGGGAGCCCGGTAGAATGATTCGAAAATGTGCTGGCGGTCAGCGTCCGAAATGCCGATACCCCGATCATGAACCGCGATCCGGCAGTATTGATCGTCGGTGCTGATGCGTACCTGAGCCGTATGGTCCGGGGAATATTTACAGGCATTGTCGAGCAGGTTGAGCATGACCTGTTTGAGTAGCCCTTCGTTGCCGTTCACCAGCGTTTCGGTTTCTTCATTCGGAATGTTCTCGTAATCGATCTGAATCGTATAGGCGGGTTTGGCGCTGAGTAATTCATCCTTGGCCAGAAAGAGAATATCGTCGGTGCGGATGGGTTGAAACGGAACACTCTGAATTGATTCCAGCGTTCGGGCCAGAAATAAGAGGCTGTTCGTCAGGCTTATCAGACGATCCGTGTCAGACAAGAGATTGACCAGCACTTTTTCGTGTTCCGGTACCGTTAACGGTCGACGCAACCCCAACTGGATTTCAGATTTCAGCGCGGCCAGTGGTGTTCGAAGCTCGTGGGACGCGTGGGAGACAAAATTTCGCTGCTGTTCGAACGCCTGTTCCAGCCGGTGCAGTACATCGTTAAAATTGATGGCCAGTTGACCTAGCTCATCCCGTCGGTTTCCTTCATCGAGTCGTTGTTGAAGGTTGCGGGCGGTGATGGCCGATACCTGCTCATTGATGCGGTTGATGGGCCGCAGGGACTGACCCGCGAAGAAAACCCCCAGTCCGATCGTGATGCTTAATCCACCCAGCAGACCCCAGCCGAGGGTAAGCCGCAGGTTATCCAATTTGCTCTTACCAAACTGATCATAGGCGGAGGACAGCACCACCAGATCGCGCCCGTTCTGCTGGTACAAAATGCCAACCAATTCGTTACCACCACTGAACGTTTCAATTTCTTTCTGCTGCCTTACCTCTTCCAGCAACCGGGCGTTATAATGAATCACCTGATCGTCTACGCTGCTGTAGATCAATCGATTGTGTGCGTCAAAAATAAGGACTTTCTCGTCGATCAGCGCCGTCAGCGTGTTGCGGTCGATGATTTTGAGCAACTCCTGATCCACCTCTTTCACTTCAACCAGAAAGCGGACGGTTGTCCGGCCTTTGTTCTTCAGCCGTTCGTAAAATTCTTCCCGGCGATACGTTGCCGACACAAAATAGATCAGCACCGAAAACGCGACCAGAATGGACGCGACAATCAGCGAAAACTGGAGCGCGATTCGGTTGCGGATGGTCATAAGCGGAGATCATTACTTACTCTTCTTTTAACACGTAGCCCATCCCGGAACGGGTATGGATTAATTTAGGCTCAAAGTCGCGGTCGATTTTCCGGCGCAGGTAATTAATGTAGACTTCAACCACGTTCGTGCCCGTATCAAAGTTAAGGCTCCAGACCGTTTCCGCAATGTCGGCTTTGGGTAACACCCGCCCCCGGTTGCGGATCATGTATTCCAGCAGCGCAAACTCACGGGCGGTCAGGTCGATTAACGTATCGCTCCGTCGAACTTCTTTGGTCGTAACGTTGACGGTCAGGTTGGCGACCTGCCAGATTTCCTGGCTCTCATCAGCCGCTAAACTCAGCGCCTGCCGCCGAAAGCAGGTCGCGACACGGGCAATGAGTTCCCGGAAATCGAACGGTTTGACCAGATAATCATCCGCTCCCAGTGCCAGTCCTTCGACCTTATCGTCGATTTCACCGAGGGCCGACAGAATGATGATCGGCAGGAGCGGACGCTCCGCCCGAACAGACCGGCATACTTCAAAGCCACTCAGGCCCGGTAGGTTGAGATCCAGAATTAGCAGATCGACGGTTGGCTGCAAAGCCGCCTGCCGACCATTCAACCCTTCGTAAACGACTTCAGTGCTGTAGCCTTCATCCTGAAGTCCCCGGCTGATATTCTGAGCAATACGCCGGTCGTCTTCAACGATCAGTATTTTTTTTGCGGCCATAAGCAGGAGGGGATGGCGTAAACGCCCCAATCATTTGATACCAGACGCTAACTGTTTAACGTCCGTACCCAAATCAACGATTTAACTCAAGGCAAGTTCCAGTGTTGGTAACACTGGCTGATTTGGCGGACTGATGATAAGCGTATCTTAGGCAGATCGATCGTGTGAAACATACGCTCATACCGACTTCGGTTTATGGGCGTTACGACAGCAATATGATGCAGCATATCCCATTTAATTCGTTCGGGTGCTCCGTCTAATCCTCCGTACCTTTGGCGCTCAACGAGCGTCCGGTAGACGTATCGTACCAGACTAGTCGAAACAGAAACGTCCAGCAGGATCAATCCTGTGGCCCGTTCGATACGCTGCTTCATACAACCAGAGTAATTGCCGTCTATGACCCAGCAATCACGCGTAATTACGGCCTCGTGTAAGGCTAAAAATTCGCTCGTGGGCCGTGCCTGCCAATCCGTGTTTGGCGCGTGATAAAGCTGGTCGAGATGCACCACTTCCAGGTTGAGTTTCCGGCCAATGGCAGTGGCAAGGGTCGACTTGCCGCTGTTAGACGGCCCCAAAATACAGATACGTTCGCCAAGGCTTGAGAGTGGTATCATCAGAATCTTTTTGCGCAGTACACGTATACCCGACGAGCAAACCAATTGACTCGTAGCCAACGCTCCCATCACAGCGTAATTTCTAGTAAATACTACCTGATGGTCAGTTAGCTAGCTGTCGTAACGTGGTTGGTCCCGTGATCGCTAATCACAGATCGATCAACAAACGCCGACCTCATTAAACCCGATATCGTTTTAGACTTAATAACAGCGCCGGGAGCAAGATCATGTTCGTCAGGCAGGCCATCAATACCGTTGTCGCTACCAGAACACCCAAGGCTGCCGTACCGCCAAAACCAGATGCGGCAAAAACGGAGAAGCCGCCCGCTAGAATAAGGGCGGTGTAGATCAGACTAACGCCCGTTTCGTGAATAGCCGCCGAAATAGCGTCTCCCGGTGCCAGGCCCCGCCGGAGTTGCTGCCGATAACTGGTTAGAAAATAAACCGTACCATCGGAAGACAGCCCAAAGGCGATGCTAAAAATCAGGATGGTCGATGGCTTGAACGCAATATCGGCATACCCCATAATGCCCGCCGTCACCAGCAGTGGTATCAGGCAGGGTAGCTTAGACAATAGAATGATGGGCACCGACCGGAACAACACCATCCCAACCATTGCAATCAGCAGAATGGCGATTCCCAGGCTTTCGTAAAGATTACCGAGCAGATAATCATTGCTTTTCAAAAATACCAGACTATGGCCAGTCAGGCTAACCGTGTAATTGGTGCCCCGAAAGAGCGAGTCAAGCCGTGGCTGCAAGGTGCCTAATACCTGCTTGAGTCGGATAGAACCAATGTCGGCCATCTGGTAACTCACCCGCGCCACCTGCTTCGTGCTATCTACATAGGCGCGGGTCAGTGACGAGGACGTTGCGCCAAGGGGGGCCTCGGCTACCATGTCACGCAGGGCCATAGCGGGTGGCAGGACGTAATACTTAGGCGCCCCACCCCGATACGATTGGTACGCGAACCGGATGGCATCGACCAGCGAACGGGGCTTTGAAAACTCCGGATACTGGCCAATGATTCGCTCCATCGCCCTGATCCGGTAGAGCGCTTCACCCGTTCCGGACAGAATACCATTGGGTTTACCCGTGTCGATCATCACCTCAAACGGTAAGGCCCCTTTGAACTGGGCTTCAAAAAAGCGCATATCGTTATAGACCGGATCATTTTTGGGCAGATCGTCGACTACGAACCCTTCTACCCGAATCAGGGGCAGACCGATCGCGCTGATCAGGGTGATAGCCGCAATCAGACCATATACCAGGGGACGCTTGTGGTGGACCCATCCATCAATACGGGTTAAAACCCGTTGCCAGATCGTGATCTGTGTCGATTCTTCCGGTTCCATTTTAGGAACGGGCAGGTAGCTAAGGATGATCGGCACCATGAACAGGCAAATGACGTAGACCGCCAGTACAGAAATGGCGGCCACCAGGCCAAACTCGACAAGCAGTCGACTGTCCGTAAAGTAAAAGACGCCAAAACCAATAGCGGTGGTCACGTTGGCCAGGAAGGAGGCCAGACCAATCTCACGGATGGCGTTTTCAAGCGCGAGCTGTTTCTGCCCGTGCTCGGCCAGCTCTGCGTGGTATTTATTGACCAGAAAGACACAGTTGGGAACGCCAATAACGATGAGAAGGGGCGGAACCAGACCCGTCAGCAGGGTGATGTCGAAGCCAAAAAGCACCAGAATGCCGAGCGCAAAGCAAACGCCCATTAGGACGACGGTCAGGGAGATGACCACCACTTTCCAGGAGCGAAACAGCAGCCATACCAGCAGACCGGTTACGGCGGCAGCTAATGCCATAAATAGCTTCATTTCGCCCGCCACGCGTTTCGATACTTCGGTTCTGATGGACGGTAAGCCAGAGTAGTGGATCGTAACGCCAGTCTTTTTGGCAAAGGCATCTCCAAAACGACGAATCGAAGCGACGATGGCAAGTCGATCTTTGGTATTCAGCTTTTTCTCGTCGAGCGAGATCGCCATCAGCGTCGAGCGGGTATCCGGATTGACGAGCAACCCATCGTAAAAAGGAAGCGACAGAATTCTTTTCGACAGACTATCGACCTGCTGCTGCGTCTGTGGCCGCTGCGAAACAATCTGGTTGATGCCCCAGGCCGTATCTTTTTTGGCAATGGTGTAGAGCCGGGTTGTCGAGAGTACGTCTTTGACGCCCGAAAGTTTCCGGACCTGCTCCGTCATATCGTACCAGGACTGGTAGACGGGGAGATCGAACCAACGTTTGTCTTGCCAGCCTACGATCATAACGGACCCGTCGATGCCGAACCGTCGTTTGAAATCTTCGTAATGCTGCTGGGTGCTGTCAGACAAGGGCAGGACACGGGCAACCTGGTAGGAGAGTTGCAGACTGGTGCCGAGGTAGCCCATGCCGATGGTGACAGCAAGGAGAACGATGAGCCAAAGCAACCGCAGTTTTAGTATCCCACGGGCAATTGAAATCCACATAAGCGAGTCGTATTATAGAATGGTAACGGACCAGCCGGTGGATTCTGTTCCATCAATATCAGGTTGTGACTGATCAGGGAAACGAGCTGTAGCCGGCCCCAAGCCCGACTAGTGAGTGATTAACTCTGTTTCGCCGTCAGTGATGCAAAGATTCAGTGATTCATCAAACATTACAAATCATTGTCTGTTCCAGGGCAGCACAAAGACATTAACTCTCGAAATTAACGAGGAGAGAGGGTTGTATCGGGTCTGTGAATGATCGATAGCCGGACCAAAAGGGTATGAGTAAAAATACCCAATATTTTTTTAGTATTGATCAGCTATCATAAGGAATCGAAGCCTAACCTAGTATGGTCGATTCGGTAATATGTCCTGTTAACTGAATTACGGATGATTATACACTATAGGTGAACGTATAACTAGTTAATCAACAGTTTAACTGATCGTATTTATTCGTTGACAGTCAAGAGTGTATATTTAAAGGACAGTTGAATTGGTATGAATTTTAAATTAACCCGTTACGTAATGCGCCTTACGCTGTCTAAAAATAAAAACCGGTTGACTTGTTTCGCTCTATGCTTAGTCATGAATAAGCGATGTGGCATCTTGGCAAAGGTGAGTTTTACGCGTAAATGCATTTTCAGACCGCTTTTTTGTATAAAGCTATCATACACCGATAATTTACATGATTGTATATTATAGTATTCATGGGACAATAACGGTAACTAAAGTAGTTGATTATTACAGGCGGTTATTGTATTAAAATAATTAAAATATGTGTTTTTATTTGTTTTATGTATATACGTAACCATATTTGTTAAGAATTAGGTTAATTTTTTATTTTTTAGTATATTAGAATACGTTAACATTTATTTATCTTTACAAATACGAACAATTGGTACTTATCATTAGTAAATATCCGGTTTTAAGTAGCTTAATCGCAATCCAGAGATGAAATCACTTTACCATGTTTTAGTTGCCGAAGATGATCCATTTATCCGTAAAGTACTCAGACAAACCCTGAAGGACGACTTTGACGTCATTACGAAAGAAAATGGCATCGAAGCTGTCACCTGGCTGGAAGAGGGAAATCCAGTTGATATCATCCTGTCTGACATTCAGATGCCTTTTATGGATGGTACCGACCTGCTGCGCACGTTGCGGGCAAGCCCGCTCTTTCAGAAACTACCCATTATCATTCTGTCGACGTATTCCGACAGTGATACCCGAATCAAGTTTCTCAAGCTGGGGGCTGACGATTATATCGTAAAACCATTCAATCCAATTGAGGTGAAAGCGAAGATCAGAAGCGTATTGCGTCGAATGGAAACGAATAGTGCAGACATGTCTTAATGTCGACCGATGAACGGTGAACTTAAATTCAGGACAAACATGCAGGCAGTAAAAGAAGGCATCAAGCCGTTCCGCGTGCTTTACGTTGAAAAAGACGACCGAATGATCAATTCGTTCCGACAGACTTTCGACGCACAGATCGATGTTATCGGCGTACCTGATGGACGGTCGGCGCTGGATCAACTGAACGATCATGACGAAATTGATCTGATCATATTCAACGATGATCTGGGTAGCAACTCGTTTCTGAAGGCGCTGGAGGCCAAACGCAAGCCCGGCAATCTGCCTGTGGTTTTGCTGACCGACCGAACGGATATCGATCTGACAGTCGCCCCCTTTCATGGACGCGTGGTCGATGCATTTCCGCACAATTATTCGGAAGATGCGCTGCGTATTCGGTTGAATTACCTGGTTCAGAAGAAAGAATACGAAAAGAGCGGCCACGCCAATCAAAAGTCTGTATCCATTCGTATCCCGATTGGTAAACGGCTATTCGATATTGCCGTCTCGTTCGTCATACTGGCCCTAATTTCCCCCATTTTGCTGATTGTGGCCATTCTGGTCAAGCTGGACTCCAAAGGCCCGGTTTTCTATAGCTCCAAGCGGGTCGGAACGGGGTTCAAGATTTTCGATATGTATAAATTCCGAACCATGAGTACCGGAGCCGACAAACTCCTGGCAAGTATGGCGTCGCAGAATATGTATAATGCACCGCTGGTCGAAAAGTCAGACGATGACCGATGCGAAGTCTGCCAGCTCGCCGGTACCTTGTGTCAGCGACCCCTGTTCATGGACCAGAAGCAAATCTGCGAAACGCTGTACCAACGCGAACAGAACGCGAAAGCCATGTTCTCGAAATTTAAGGAAGATCCCCGCGTGACCCGACTGGGTAAAATATTGCGGAACACCAGTATTGATGAACTGCCTCAGCTATTCAATATTCTGCGGGGCGATATGTCATTTGTCGGCAATCGGCCATTACCACTCTACGAGGCCGAAAAGTTGACCACGATCGGGTATGCCCGCCGTTTTGCGGCTCCGGCGGGGCTGACGGGGTTATGGCAGGTTACGAAGCGCGGTAAAACCAAAGTCTCCGATATGGAACGGATTCAGCTCGATGTTTTGTACGCCAAAAGCTATTCATTTCGAACCGATATGCTTATACTTCTGAAAACGCTAAAAGCAGTATGGCAGAAGGAAAACGTATAGACACGCTACCGCTCATTTCGCTGATTACCATCAACTACAACCAGGCGGTGGTAACCTGCGACATGCTGGAATCGACCCGGCAGCTGACCTATCCCCATTTCGAAATCATTGTCGTTGACAACGGCTCTACCGAAGACCCTACCGAACGCATTCGGCAGGGTAATTTTCCGAATGTAACGGTCGTCGTAAGCCCCGATAATCTGGGCTTTTCGGGTGGCAATAATCTGGGTATTACCTACGCAAAAGGTGATTACTATTTCTTTCTGAACAACGACACCATCGTTACCCCCGATCTGCTGGAGAAGCTGCTGGAGCCGTTTCTTCGCGATTCGACCGTTGGTTTGGTCTGTCCCAAAATTCGGTATCACGATCAGCCCACCATTATCCAGTTTGCGGGCTATCATCCGCTGAATCCGTACACGGGTCGTACCTGGTCGATAGGGTTGATGGAACCCGACAAGGGTCAACACGATAAATCGGGACCTACTTATTTTGCGCACGGCGCGGCCATGATGGTTAGTCGAGCTGTACTGGAACGGGCTGGCTCTCTGGATAATAGCTTTTTTCTGTATTATGAAGAATTAGACTGGTCAGCGCGGATTCGGCGGGCCGGTTTTCAGCTTTATTACCAGGCCGAAGGGCTGATCTACCACCGGGAGTCGATGAGCGTTGGCAAGATGAACCCGATGAAAGTGTACTACCACACCCGGAACCGACTGTGGTTTATGCGTCGGAACGTAACGGGCTTTCAACTGCTGATTTTTTATCTCTACTACTTTGGCGTTGCCATTCCCAAGGCATTGCTTAAATACACCATTCAATGGCAACCCGATTACCTGAAGGCAGTGAAGGAGGCTATTGTCTGGAATTTCACCCATAAACCGAGTAAAGAACCCGTACCAGCACCGTCGCCCGTAGCGCTGGCTGCCTGAGCGACATTAGTAACGATAGACGAATGGAAATACTGCTACTCATAAGTATTGGACTTGTACTCTACACCTACCTTGGCTATGGCGTTGTGGTCTGGGCGCTCATTAAAATGCGGCCCAAACGACCGGCAGTGACAGAGATATCGGACGATTTTACGCCCGACGTAACGCTGATCGTACCGGCCTACAATGAAGTTGACTGTCTGCCCGCCAAGGTAGCCAATTCACTGGGGCAGCTTTACCCCCGCGAACACATTCGTTTTCTGTTTGTGACAGAAGGGTCAACGGATCATTCGGATGCGTATCTGCGCAATACCTACGGGGAGGCACTCGACATTCTTGGCGGAACTGAACGGCGTGGCAAGGTAGCGGCCATGAACCGGGCCATGCAGCAGATCAAAACGCCCATCGTGATTTTTACCGACGCTAATACGCAGCTGAATCCCGAAGCTGTCCGGAATATTGTCCGTCACTTCCGCGATCCAAACGTTGGGGCAGTGGCCGGCGAGAAGCGGATTCAAACGACCGACAGCGAATCGGCGGCTGGTTCGGGTGAAGGGCTGTACTGGAAGTATGAATCCCAACTGAAAAAGTGGGATGCTGAACTGCACACGATCGTTGGGGCTGCCGGAGAGTTATTTGCCGTTCGTACGGAGTTGTATGAGCCCGTCTCGACGGATACGATCCTGGATGATTTTATGATTTCCCTCCTGATCGCCGAACGGGGATATCGGGTTGAATATGAGCCGGAGGCTTACGCACTCGAACGACCATCCTTTTCCATTGTGGACGAACAGAAGCGAAAGATCAGGATTGCGGCTGGTGGATTTCAGTCGATGGTCTGGCTGAAAAATCTGCTGAACCCGTTCCGGCATGGCCTGCTCACCTTCGAATATGTCTCGCATCGGGTGATGCGCTGGGCCGTCACACCCTTGTGTCTTCCCCTGATTTTGCTGCTCAACTTGGGGCTGGTTATTCAGGATGGCTGGGCGTCGGGCTGGGGGCTGCTCATGGCCGGTCAGATACTGTTTTACAGCGCGGCCTGGCTGGGATACATCCTTGAGAAGCGGCAACTGCGCTGGAAACTGGTTTTCGTTCCGTTCTATTTTACGTTTATGAACGTCTGCGCCCTGGCCGGACTGGTCCGCTATCTGCGTGGCAATCAGTCGGGAACATGGGAAAAAGTTCGTCGGGCCAACGCTGTCGACGCGCTCATATAGTTGCTTTTGGCGTACTGATTCATTATGGCACAATCGGCTTCTTTTCTGAGAAACCAGTTCTCGAACTACTTTTGGCTGTACACACTCGCCGGTGGATTGTACACCATTGGTATGGGCTTCCTGGTCAGTAGAATGGGGCCTGTCGGGGCGGTAGCGGCTATTGGTGCGCCAATCGCACTGCTGATTGTGGGGTTGATTCTGATGGAGCCCCGGTTTGGCTTATTCGTTTATCTGCAACTCGTTTTTATCATCGGGTTTGCCCGGTTCCTACCTACCTCTGTTCCGGTGGGCGTATTGATCGATGGCTTGCTATTTCTGATTTTGTTCAGTCTGTTTTTCAACGGTCAGCGCATGGAATGGTATCGACTGCGCAGTCCGGCGTTCGTGCTGATTGGTTTGTGGTTTCTCTACACCGTTATCGAACTGTTAAATCCCGAAGCCCCCTATCGCCCAGCCTGGTTTCTGCATGTTCGCGCCTTTTCGCTTCAATGGTTTCTGGTTGCCATGATGGTGCTGGTTATTCCCATTACGCGTAAAGACGTGCAGGTCATGGTCAACTCGTGGCTAGGTTGGTCGTTCTTTGCTGCACTCTGGGGTTTCAAGCAACAATACTTTGGCTTATCGCAGAGCGAGTGGATCTGGCTGAACAGTGGCGGCAATGCCATTACGCACATGCTGTTCGGGCAGCTTCGCTGTTTTTCGTTCTACTCCGATGCGGCCCAGTTTGGGGCGGAAATGGCAGGGGCAACGTTGGTCGCTATAACTCGGGTTTTTGAAGAAAAAGCAGTAAAAAACAAGCTGTTTTTTGCCTTTCTGGCGTTGGTGTATTTTTGGGGATACGCGGTTTCCGGAACACGTAGCGCCCTTTTTGTTATGGTTGCCGGTTTCGCTTTCTACCTGCTACTGAAGCGCGACATTCCCAAACTGGTTACGGGCGTGGTGCTGGCTATTCCCCTCATTTTGCTCCTGATGTTCACCAGCGTGGGCAGTTCGAATTACCAGGTGCAGCGCATGCGTTCGGCCATGACCCCGTTAAATGATCCATCGTTCATTCTGCGCTTACAGAATCAGGCCAAGATGCGGGCGTACCTACAGGACTTACCTTTTGGAGCGGGTATTGGCACGTCGACCGATGGAGGAGCCCGGTTTTCGCCCTGGCATTGGGCGGCTCATATAGCCCCCGACAGCTGGTACATAGAGCTCTGGATGGAAACCGGTCGTGTGGGTGTCACGCTGTATTTACTTATGTTGGTTGGCATCGTGGGCCTTGGCATCTACCAGGTCTGGCAGCTTAAAGACCCCTGGATGGTAAAAGTCATGTATGGATTCCTGGCTGAATTCGTCGGAATTGCCGTTATGGGTTACTCCAACCCGGTATTAGGTCAATTCCCGACGAACGGCATCATATACATCAGCACGATGCTGATCGCTACCTGCTACCGGTGGGATAGTCGGCCGGCCACAAAACCAGTAGTCCTTGATCAACACCAATCATTCGTTCCGGCCCTATGAAGCAATTTGATAGTATCATCTGCATTGCGCAAACGTCCTGGAAGGGCGACTTTCAAAAAGCGGTCGTGCAGCTTATGACCGAACTGTCGGTGAACCATCGGATTCTGTTTGTCGATTATCTGTATACCATCAAGGATCTGGCACAGGGAATGGCGGGGAGACCGGATATTCCGGTTCGGAAAATAATGCACCTCAACAACCCACTGAGCAAAATAACGACCGAACATGGCGGGGAACTGTACGTCTGGTCTCCGCCCGTCATGATGCCGATCAACTGGCTGGCCGCTCGGACACATGACCAGTTACTTAGCTGGAACACCGACCGACTAGTCAATGGTGTTCGCGATGTGATGCGTCGACTGAACATGCACCGGCCACTGGTTATCAACGCGTTCAATCCGGTTGTCGGGTTGCCTTTGCTGGGAAAGCTGAACGAGTGCGCTACCATCTATTACTGCTTTGACGAGATCACAACTGCCGGTGACTGGATGAGTCGGCATGGACAGCGGTACGAAGATGCTTACCTCCGGCGGGTCGATGCGGTCATCGCTACCTCAGAAACACTACGTCAGGATAAGTCTGCCCAGCAGCCGAACACCTTCTGCGTCAAAAATGGCGCGAACTTTGATCTGTTCAATCAGACTCGCCAACTTGCTCAGAAGCAGCCGCCCGTGACGCCAGTTGTGGGGTATCTGGGAACGGCTGATAACCGGGTTAACATCGATATTATGGAACATTGCGCCCGGACAATGCCTGATGTCAATTTTGAGTTTATCGGTGAAGTGCCTGAGCCTAAATTAACGGAGCGTTTAGGTGGTTTTTCAAACGTAACGTTCATACCACCCCGTCAGCCCGAAGAGCTACCGCCTTTGCTGGCCAGGCTGAGTGTCGGGATCATTCCGTTTGTTTGTAACAAGCATACCTATACGATCTATCCTCTGAAAATCAATGAATATCTGGCTGCCGGACTGCCAGTGGTGTCAACGCCGTTCTCAATCCTGGACGATTTTGCCGGGATCATTGAACTGGCCGATACACCCGAAGCATTTGCCCAGGCCATTCGCCGGGCTCTGGCCGATAACGATTCGCAGCGGATGCAGGAACGGGTCGATACTGCGCAAGCCAACTCGTGGGAACGTCGGGCGCGGGAGTTCGAAGCGGTTATTCAACAGGTTCCCAAAGCCTGGAGACAGGAGCAGCCCGCATAAGTCAATACCAGCATTTACTCAACCAGCATACACTCTAACAACAAAACAATATGAAGAAGGCTAGGATTGATCGACACGTTCGTCTTA of Spirosoma agri contains these proteins:
- a CDS encoding O-antigen ligase family protein produces the protein MAQSASFLRNQFSNYFWLYTLAGGLYTIGMGFLVSRMGPVGAVAAIGAPIALLIVGLILMEPRFGLFVYLQLVFIIGFARFLPTSVPVGVLIDGLLFLILFSLFFNGQRMEWYRLRSPAFVLIGLWFLYTVIELLNPEAPYRPAWFLHVRAFSLQWFLVAMMVLVIPITRKDVQVMVNSWLGWSFFAALWGFKQQYFGLSQSEWIWLNSGGNAITHMLFGQLRCFSFYSDAAQFGAEMAGATLVAITRVFEEKAVKNKLFFAFLALVYFWGYAVSGTRSALFVMVAGFAFYLLLKRDIPKLVTGVVLAIPLILLLMFTSVGSSNYQVQRMRSAMTPLNDPSFILRLQNQAKMRAYLQDLPFGAGIGTSTDGGARFSPWHWAAHIAPDSWYIELWMETGRVGVTLYLLMLVGIVGLGIYQVWQLKDPWMVKVMYGFLAEFVGIAVMGYSNPVLGQFPTNGIIYISTMLIATCYRWDSRPATKPVVLDQHQSFVPAL
- a CDS encoding glycosyltransferase — translated: MKQFDSIICIAQTSWKGDFQKAVVQLMTELSVNHRILFVDYLYTIKDLAQGMAGRPDIPVRKIMHLNNPLSKITTEHGGELYVWSPPVMMPINWLAARTHDQLLSWNTDRLVNGVRDVMRRLNMHRPLVINAFNPVVGLPLLGKLNECATIYYCFDEITTAGDWMSRHGQRYEDAYLRRVDAVIATSETLRQDKSAQQPNTFCVKNGANFDLFNQTRQLAQKQPPVTPVVGYLGTADNRVNIDIMEHCARTMPDVNFEFIGEVPEPKLTERLGGFSNVTFIPPRQPEELPPLLARLSVGIIPFVCNKHTYTIYPLKINEYLAAGLPVVSTPFSILDDFAGIIELADTPEAFAQAIRRALADNDSQRMQERVDTAQANSWERRAREFEAVIQQVPKAWRQEQPA